CCCGTATTGCAAGAACCCTTGGTCTCAGTAAACCTGTGCGTGGGGCCTCCCTTCCTTCCATGTACAAACCAACAGAGCCCTCGCTTGGGCTGATGAGAGCAGATATTGGTGCAGcttctctctctgtgtttgGAGATCCATATGAGTTGGATCCTTATGAAAGGTGAGAGATGTCTGGATTATGATCAGGGACCTGATAATTTAAAAGCTGTTGGGTTGTTTGTACATACGTCTCCATGTAGAGTGTGAATCTCATTTCTGAAGGCAGCTTTGGGTACACAACCCATGATAATACACAGTGgcctgttctttctttccttctaggCTGAGTTGATAAACTTGTAAGGAATCAGCCTCCTCTAAAGGgtttttctgaaataatcaACCCCCTGAAAACTTTCAGTAAGATCTATGGGTTCTTGAAAGGTTAGAATCTGAAGGAGTCTGGTCCTAATccattgctttttatttatttattttaagtgaAGACAGCTGACATATTTGGTATACagtaaacacaaaattaaatggACTTCTGGAACCTTCCatgtttctcctttccttcacttttCCAGACACTTCAAATTCAGGAGAAATCTTACTATGCTATAGTTCATATCACTCATAAACTTTGAATTTTTGGGGAGGGGCATCTGAAATTATTGTTGGTGAAATTTAGTTTTCCACTGAACACAATTTTTTGATcctttcataaaagaaaattgtcCATTTAACATTTTAGATATGAAAATATACACTTGAGTCTCTGCTGTTTGAATCAAGCTGTTCTATTTAGGCAGAATAGAAAATAAGTATATTGcaaatattacaaatattttttaatatatcatAATAAAACACACAGTGCTCTTTAACTCTATCTGTCGTAGTGGTGTCATCTCTTTGAtgtgaaaaacatttcagaCGATTTCAGGGTTCATGTTTTATCACAGTAATGAAGAGGTTCCAGCAAATCCAGATTCGCCAGTGAGTGCCAAAAGGAGAGTTCTCTCCCAGTCAGCACTGAGATCTCACCGTCCTGTAGCTAGACCCATTTCTGTGGGACTTCCCAGGTAAAAGTccattgcttttttattattcttagtTGTATAATGACCCTATCAGAAGAATAAACCTAGTGATCCTCTTTGTTTAACCCTTTTCTTACCCTTTGTTCTAAAGAgtgcatatgtgtgtgtacatgcaTGCCTGCACAAGTGTAGATAAATAACTACATCAATTTGtgcaagaattatttttatgttcagTACATACACTCTTTCATCATGCCTTTAATGTTTCCATTGAAATTTAAAGTTGGTGTTTTCACCCTAATCTGACTCTTCttactttctgttttgtgaCTATTTATTAACCCCATAAGTATGTTTTAAACTCCAGTGTCATTAACCTTTAAAAAACCACTTGCTTCTTTGAGAGGCCTGGGGAATCCAATTGCACATCCTGAGGAGGTGAGGGCTGTTCCCACCTCACccagcatctgctgctgtttgtttgaGTTCAGAAAATTGAGGAGATCCTGTAGTTTAACAGttgctttgctgtgtgtgtgttgcCAGCCTGCCAAGGCCAGGGAGCCCTGACCGCCCCCCACTGGCAGCCACAGTGAATTTTCAGGGCTGAGAGGTATGACACAGGGAATTGGGAGCATGATGAGAAGAAAAGGGATGAGGAAAGTCACTGAGGCAGGTACCAGTAGAGTCACAGAAAACTgcaaggctgagggagctgaagAGAAATTAAGGGAGCTCAGCTTAAGTGGTTAAAGATGTGAAAGGGTTACATAGCTGTCCTCTAATGCATCTGACTCATGGTGAAGGTTGGTTTCTCAGGATTAAGGTAGTCTATTTCTATGATAACTTGGATTTGTCTACCTTTCCCATTTCAGTCCTGAAGGGAGCCTTTCAGGAAGCTTTCCATGTCCTCAGAGTTATTTGAGTAGCATGTTGATTAGAAGATAGAACTGTTTAGCTGATACTCAGCTCTTCTAAAGGCTCCATTGGCCTGGGCTACACTGAGTTTCCTGGTCTGGTCTTAGCAGCTGATTCCTTTagtgttcccttttttttctctctgttgtaTGTTACTACAGGTGTTTTAGTGTACATTATGTCAATGAAGTTTCCTTTGTTGTCATACAGAAATGAAATCTAGCTCCCTCAAAGAGAGCTGTGTCCCTTTGGAAGTTTGTTTTCTAGCAAactcaaacaaaacaaccccccaaatcccatcaacacaaaagcaaagagagaaaaactgaaacacCCAACAGCAGAAACACCTTATCAGTCCATATTTCAAGAACTGAGGACTCAAACAATCTTCGTAAGATCAAGCAAAGCATAAAGGGGAATGTGCTGTCCCACATGTGGGAGTATTGCAGCtatttttcagtgtaatttCTCTATGCCATGCCCTTAGCTACCTCTACCAGTAGCACCTTGTGGTTAAACACTGGTTCAAgctctgtcattttttttagATAGAAGTGTAGGCCTGAGGAATACATTTGTGTTTGTGATTTGCTGGGGGCAAGAGAGGCAGCTAGGATAGAAATATCTCTGAAGTGGTAATCAGTGCTTTATCCtccaaaaatgcatttaaaatgcacTGGAAATTTAATCTTGATATACAACACAGTGAGCACCAGTATTTGCTCACCAAAAGTCTAAGGTATGATTACTTTCTTATCTTGTGTTATTCTTGTGGGAAGTCAGTAAAAGCTTCACCTTCTGTTTGTCAGAGAAAGATGGGGACTGAATGACTCTGGTGAAGCCAAAACTACAAGTGAACTTCCCTGGCTGATCTCTGTTTATGCCCTTgactttggtttctttttaatgtaatgTGTGTGTATAGAACAAGTGCTGTAAGAGTAAAGGAAATGTAACCCTTCTGAAACATGCAGAAGCAGTGTGCCTGCCTTGAGTCCTGATCAAGAAGCagaagctgctcctgtgcctgaTCTGTTGGGAAGTATCCTGTCTGGACAGAGCCTTCTCATGATGAGCAGTTCAGATGTGGTCATCAACAGAGATGGTTCACTGACAGCAAAAAAGGAAGGTAAGGACTTGGCACCTCATAGTGTTATTTGCCTCTTTGTTTCATCCACATCTGCCCTGATCCTACAGGCTGCATAGCTTTAAGCTTAGGGATACTCTTACTGAGCCTTGGAATATATAGGATAGATTCAGTAGCTGCCAACAGTAGTCCGTTTTATAAGATGGATGTTCTGAAATAGTGTTGCTTGTCTGTGTTTAAATGCAGACCTGAAATGATACTGGAGGATTTTAGTTTTAATACatagttttcttctttcagaagaaCTGCACTGTGATTTCATGATTTGCTTTGTTATAAAAAATGTAAGACTGGATAGGCCAGAGTTAGCTTAGTACCCAATTTTTCTGGCATGTGTCATGCATTGCTGCCATGCCTGTGATCTGTACTTTAGTTGGAAAAGCAGGATGAAGGACCTTAGCAAGaaatttctttgcaaaagtAGAGTTCTAAATATGTGCTATCATCTCTAGCTGTGTCTTCCCTTGGCATGGCATTACTAGAAAAGAATCTGTTCAAATTGAAACTTAGAGctttattcttaaaataagTACCTCTAACGTCCTCTGTTACAGTCATTTCTGTCAATCCAGAACAGAATCATTTCTTTCCTAAACGTTAGTGTTTGCCTCAAAGATGTGGTTGTCTGGCACTAAACTGTGAGTATCTGGCCAAAAGAACTGTTGGACTTCCCTATTACTGTGTGGCATGTCTGCAAACCACAGTGGAACTTAAAATAATTAGCTTAGTACTTTTGTTAACATTGGCAGAAAATGTCCGGATATGTCCTGAAAAGCTGAATTGTCTGTTTGTGTGCCATAGCTCCATTTCACAGAAAATCAGCCAGTGACTCGAGAGTGGAGGATGGTTCAGGGCATAACATCCACCCAAGTACAGTGCTCTCAGGGACCACAGCAAGCAGCTCCATGGCCAGACCTTCCGTTTCCTCGGGACTGAGTACTCACTCCAGACCCTTGTTCTCATCACCTCCACCGTCATTGAGCAGGAGCGAGTGTGCAGCAAGCCCTGCACAGACTGCACCAGAAAAGGCAACTGTAAAATCAGAATATTCAATGACACCCAGGTCTGTCCAGACTCAGAATACAGCGACTTTGAGCAGGCATGGCTCAAAGTTAGATGAAATACCCAGATTTAATGGAAAATCTAAAAACTTTGTACCCACTGATTCGTCTTCAAAGCCCCTGGGCTGTAACTTGAATTCTGGCTCAAAAGCTGTAACTGTAAGGCAGCCAGTAAAACCACCTTCCCAGAGAATTGACATCTTTGAGCTTCCCAGGATAccaaagattaaaaaagaaaccagcaGCAAGCAGGTGGAGCCAGAACCTGCAGGAAGCCAAAGCTGTAATATCCCCAGCTCCTGTATAACCCAGCTGACTGGCAAGGAGAGCACTAATCAGCCAGGAAAGGGTAGCAGGGTGGAAAGTCAGAAGTCAAATTCCAAGGAACCACAGCAACAGATGCATCTAAGCGGATTGTCTTTCTCCACCCATCCCAGTGGCTCTAGCGGTTCATCGCTGCTGGGCACTTCGAGGGGCAAAGGCCCAGGCTCTTTTGAGAGCTTTAAAATCAATATTCCTGGGAGCACAGGACATCCCAGCAGGCTGTCTAACCCAGGATTTTGTAATACCTTCCACCCTGTGGACGATGAAGTGCAGCAGAAGGGGAGTCCTGCACCACTTTTCTCAGTAAAGAAGAAGCAGGTTAAAAGTGAAATCTATGATCCCTTTGAGCCTACAGGATCAGACTCGAGTTCAGCAAACAGCAGTCCTGAAAGGCTTGGCACAGGGATCCCACTAACTAATATCACCAGGACTATTTCCATTGAAAATCCAAAAGTTCAAACATTTCAAACTGTCCGTCGTTTCACCCCTTACAGGgtagaaaatatatttggatCTGGGACTGACTCTGATGTGCCATCTAGTAACACAGAGTCTCGTGATGACGTGACAGTAGCAAGCAGGATTGTAGAACAGATCTCTGATACAGAGGAACGAGACAATGTGGATGAGGAAGATGTCCTAAGCAGTCCTTGCACTTCATCTGCTGTTAAGGAAATTTCTAATACAAAGTGTTtaaaggaggaaagcagagaaggaCCTAATGTATTCTTTAATGCTGAGGAATTGATTAGACCTAGTATTAATGTGAAAATAGCACCAGATAGTCCCTCAAAGAGTGATGAGCAGCAGAAAGTCCAAAAGGTAGAACAAGCAGAGAGGCGATCACGTTCTAGATCCTGTTCAAACTCCAGCTCCCGAAGCAAgaagaagatgaaaaggaaaaaagcacttGTCAAAGAGCATAAGAGATCACGTTCAGAGTCAAGAGATAGAGCACACTCAAGGGACCGAAGCTCCAGATCTACCTCTTGGTCAGGTGCGGAAGAGCACAGCAAAACACACACGTTAAAATCCAAGAGCAAGAGGTCTTCTACTGACTGTTCTAGCAGTCACGAACGatctaaaaaaaagaaaacaaaggataaaaaggcaaaaacttCTTGGTCTAGGGACAGAAGGAAATCTAGGTCACATTCGGGTAGTCCTGGAAGTACTTctgatttttatgaaaataggaaaaagaaaagacgGTCTCGCTCAAGATCAAGGCGGAGGGACCGCTCCCGGTCGAACAGCACTGAGAGGACTAAAAGGCGGAAGCACAGGAGGGACAAAAGCTATGAGAGGTATGATAAAGAAAGTAGTTTGAAGTCAAGGGACAGAAAGAGATCAAGATCCAGATCTCGGGAGAGGAGAAAGTGGAGATCTCGGTCTCGGTCTGCATCTCGATCTTGGGAGCACAAAAGTAgcaaatcaaaggaaaaaagagtgcGATCCCGATCATGTTccaaagaaaggaaacacagaTCAAAAGAGACCTTGCTTCCTCCTGCGCCAGAAAAGGATCAAAAGCTTCCAGCTGAAAATGTGACCAGGTGTCTGGCGCAACCCCATTCTCTGAAACAAGAGCCGAAAGAGGAGCTAGTACTGGAAGGGCTTTCCATAACCATCCAACCAAATGTCAGACTCGAGGAAATACAGACTGAGACCCCAGTTCACCTGAGAGAGGTCCAAGAAACTGTAAAGGAAGTGAGCAGTGAAACTGCATTCCCTGCGCCAGAGATCACTAACATTTGTGTCCCAATTGGTGATGTGGATTCTTTTGCTGAAACAGACCTAATGAATTGTACTGATGCAGCAGTGCTCGGTAGCTGTAGCAATACAAACCTAGAGATTAcagttaaaatagaaaatactgcATTATGTCCATCTCTGATGGAACAACCCCCAAAGAAGGAAGTTATCATGCACGTTCCAGCTGAGGCTGCACCGATTCAAAGCTCATCCAAAAGCAAAGTCGCAGATTGTGTGAGGGAGGTTAAAGACGAGTGCCTTGTctcaaatgaaaatacaagTAATTTCACTAAGCCTGAACTGGAAGTGTTACCTCAGGGTCCTGCCTTGAAATCAAAAGCACTAGTAAAAAGAGTTACCTGGAATCTTCAAGAGAAGGAAAGTGGTACATTGTCTGCTGGAAAAGCTCCAAGTAAGTCtcttttggaaaataaacagcagttGAAACAAGCTGTGTAAGGCTTAGGGTTTTGGTACCTGGCCAAACGTGGTTGTAGTGTAAGAGCTCTGTCATCTGAGCTGGGATGATGCTGTGGTTTGCAATCCTGAGAGCTGGCATTTTGCACTGGTTGAAATCACAAGGTGAGTTGTGTTAATGAATTGGAGAGGACGTGctgtcagcacagcccagccagtGGCAGCTTATTTGCTTGTGAAGCGTGTGCAACAACCCCatctctgtgctggcagcccatgTCCCACCCTTTCTGCACTTAACTAGAATGCTTGCTTTGCCTTTGGAATTTATAAATGTTTCTCAAAATCAAGGAGCATGACAAGTCTCTGTAGCTCACTTCTGTGAATGCTGCTAAACCAAAGCTGCCAGAAACAGTTTGGCTTGGGAACCTGTGCTGCTTGTGTTGACAGAGTTGCCTGTGTTGTTAGTTACTCTCAACAGATAAACCCAGTAGAAAGCAATTGCTCAAGGGGATGAGAAGTTCTCTATTATCAGAAGCTTTAAAACACGAATactaaaaaaatccttttatagCTAGTTCTTTTGTttgatgctttttattttaattcttaaaatagAATTGGGTTTGAATCTTTGACCGATTATTTTGTTCTtaagatgttttcttttccttctcttgggATACCTAGGGATGCCATTTTACAAACTGCAGCGAGCAAAAGAAGGGGCCTGGAAAGCAGAGGACTTGAACCAAATGTTAAATCAGGTGCAGTTAAATGAGCCTCCTCCAACCAATTATATGATTCCCGAGCCTATGTTTCCTGATCTAGATTCCTCTCAGGTTGGTTCCTATTCCAGCTCCCAAGTGTCATAGAAGGCATCCCATCTCATCTGTGCCCTTGTTGTACAACACCCTCCTTTCATGGCAGTTTGCCTTCCTCTGCGTGTGGTACATTTCATGTAGCCTATACACCTCAGCAATCCTCCGATCATTTAATCTCTAAGGTGCTCCTTAAAATTGAAGAAACATATTATCTTTTAATTCTGCTCTGTacctgcagcttctgctttcaTCACTAGCTTGCAGAAAGATGGTGCTGCCTGAGAAGCTGTGAGCTTCTTCCTGACTGTGATCAGGCTGTAAATGTTGGCTTGGTAGCCTTGGTCTGAGCCATCAGTCTGTGCTGTCCACCAGTTAAAAGGGGGTTGGAGCTGGTGGTAGCTCGTGGTGGATGAAGGTGCTCTGAAGATCCTGCTCTGATGTTGTGTCTTGTCAGCACAAGCGTTGACAGAGTGGTGTCTGTTTCACAGGTGTACTGTCAGAACATCCCTCTGGCGCCGGCTCTGCCCTCCAGCCTGCCCCCCTATGCCCCAGTGAGCCAGCCCACGGTTCAGTTCATCATGCAGGGCAGTCTTCCAGCTTTGGGCTGCGTGGCAGGACAGAGCCTCACCCCAGAGCCGGGCAGCCTGGCTACAGCATCTGAGCCAGGAAACCAAGCTGCTTCTGTTGGAAGTGTGGAGGAAAAGATCAAAGCACCCAAACCTCCagtggataaaaaaaaaaatgaggaagtgAGTGACTGCATAAAATTAAAGAGCTGTTTATTTGAACTTTTtcatttgggggatttttaaaCTTGTATTGTACTATACTGTACTGTATTTTCCCAGTCCTGCTGGTTTTGGTGACTGACTGTGCTAACCCAGGAACAGCAGACCCAAATGAATTCTCTTTGAAttaatttgggatttatttcatttgagGGTTCTACTTTCTATTGGTTCATCACAATAGGACAGAGAGGGATTATAACATCTGAAATACATTCTTAAACTTCTGAAACTTTCTTGCATGAATGTTTGGAAGGGATTTTCCAGGAATCACAATGACCAAGTTTCTCTAAAcacctgtttttttcatttcccctcCAGCTTTGTAATTAATGTAAATTCTCATAACAGTCCTATAGATAGGTAGGACTGTATTTTGTTCCTTATCAGCACTGAAAATGCAAAGATAATAAAACACTTTGGAGATGTTTCAGTGCAAGTCTCTTGCTGCTGAGTTTTGGGTTTGCTGCACAGACCATCTGCTCTAGGCACAGTGGATGCTAACACAAGAATGAAAACAACTTAGGccattattttgctttataccataaaaccaaaccaaaaggTGCATTTCCCACTGAGCCTCCATTTATGAGCAACAGTTTTTATAAACTTGTTTCGGTGGCACCTGTAATCATTACTTCTTAGGCAACTCTGCAGTTTTCAGATTGTCTTTAGAGCTATCTGAAGCCTCATATTCACAGTTGTGGTTTGCTGCTTTTAGAATCTGATGCCTTTTGTTGGGTGTGTGCTTACTTCAGAGCTGttggaaggaaaggaggagaccAAAATCAGGAAGTGTATGTTGTAGTCACTTGCTTAAAACACATTCTTTAAGATACATAATACATGTTCCATAAAGCAAGGGCTCCTCATAGTGAAAACTGATACTTGTTTCAAGACAGTAATTGACAGTAAAGGAAATAACTTTGAGGTGATTTGAGGTTGTTGAAATTGTGAAATGAGAATTTTCGTTATTTGAGCGTTTCTAAGAAAAACAGATGCAGAAACCATTCCCAAGACAGCACAAGGTAATGAAGTTCTCTTTCCTGTGCAGTACATGAAGAAGCTTCACATGCAAGAAAGGGCTGTAGAAGAAGTGAAACTTGCCATCAAACCTTTTTACCAGAAGAGGGAGATTACAAAGGAGGAGTACAAGAGCATCCTTCGGAAAGCAGTGCAAAAGGTGAGGGCCCAGTGAAAGGAAGtggagaggaggagctgggcaaGTCATTACACAAGTGGCAGTACTTTAGATTGCATTTGCCATTTCAGCAATTACATGCCATAACTGGGCTAGCAGGTCTTTGGACCCTGACTCATATTCTGCAGTCCTGTGGTGAAGCAGTAGTTGCTTTAAGCCAGACTCTTTGGTGCCATTAATGAGAGCTGTCAGTCTGTTCCTTTTATGAGGTCATGTTTTCAGTGGACAAGAACATTGCTAAGCTTCAGTTGAGTGAGCTGAAATGTTACATGGTATCTGCCTGGGTGAGAATGGTCAGATCCCCCTCACTAGGACCTTCAGCCAGAATTCTGTTTCTGATAAAGTGAGAAAATACTTTGTGCATTAGGTCCTTGAGCATCTGTGGTGTCCCTGAACCTTGGAAGAGGGCCTTGCAATTTTGCTGATACTAACTTTTGTCTCAAATCTTAGTGCTGAGTAGATCATGGCTATGAAAGACGCAGTCAGCAAGTAAATGTTGTCTTGTGAGGGGAAGTAATGCTCCCGTGGTCAAGGCAGTTAATTGAGATAACTTGGAGAACTAATTTCTCCCTACTCTGTATTCTTGCTATCACTGCGAAATtccataataaataaaaatccccaCGGTAATGGCTGCAATTTCACATCTTCTGTGTGAGCCATATGTTTGCAAGAGAGCTGAGCAGTGCCAGTTGCTACTGAAGTCATTCTGAGCTCCTCTCTGAAGAGAGATAGTAACTTGTGTAGGGTCTGTTCTTTCTCCCCTGTCTCAAAATGTGTTCTCAAAACTGCCAAATTCTTTTAATCTGAGCATTGCTTCCTCAAAACATCCCAAAACTGGGATATCAGCGCTTCCTTGGTTACCACGTGTTGTGTAAAActggatggatgggtggaaATCCTGTAGTAAAAATGAGTCATTTTGCTTTGAGATGCCTCTGCCTTCAGTTGGTGCTCTGAGATAAGCTCTGGGCCATTCCTGGAATGCTTGAAGGAAATACTGCTcttgtctttgttttctgctttatgtATCCTGCTATGAGCCTTGGGGGTCTGTGCAGGAATTGCCTTCCCTGGACAGCTTAGGGCCTCTCTGCcacttgcagagctgctgtcattGACCAAGTGCCCTTTCTGATCCCCTGCAGATCTGCCACAGCAAAAGTGGAGAGATCAACCCTATGAAGGTGGCTAACCTGGTGAAGGCATATgtggaaaaatacaaacatatGAGGAAACATAAGAAAACTGATGGTGAAGACACACGTGAAGTGGAAAACTGAGAGCAAGCCACAGCCAGCATGACTTGGACTGAGCTTGTCCTAGCTGTGGACACTATGGGAATAACAGACCTGCAGTTGCATCCCATTGTAGGCAGAGTGCAGAGAAACAAGATGATAATAGACTTTATCTATGGAACCTTCTCTTGAATTGTTTCCATATGGGAATGAATGTAGGATTCTTTTGGATTTCTACAGCTGTAGAACTAAATAACAATCAAATGCCTCAGAACAGCAGAGTAATTTGAGGGGAAACACAGAAGAGATTCATGTTTGGAACTCCCGGATTGCTGCAGTTTTCAGGGTTACTTGATCACATTTTTGGGCTGTGCACTTGTCTTGCTAAAGTTTGAAACTGGACACCACTTTTCATACAGTATATTGAGAGCTGTATACTGTTTCCTTTGTGTTCGTTTATCTAAATATGGATCATCTTTAGAAACTTCTGATTAAATACTtgaaatgttgtatttttagCCCATTGGATGGTGAGCGAAGCTTTACTCGCCCTGACATTTGGGGATTGCAGAAATGAACTAAGCTTTATAAACTGACTTCAGAAACACTGCTCAAGCTGTGGTGTTTATTTACATGCTGTTGGAAGTACCTTgttagtgaaaaaaattaatttgggggTGGGAGATTGTGTTGCACTTGTGTAAATAATGCACTGATGGCTGGTTTTGTGTCTGTGtttcaggaaaaagcaaaacaaaaagcaagcaTTGTCAATTTTCCGTAACAAGCCCGCAGGATAAGGTTGAACTGATGTACAAAGCAGAAATGTGACAGAGTTTATAAAGTTATTTTGAATGGTTTTTGTCCTGTAGCAGGTGTCATTTGTCTTGCATGTGCCTCTTGGCCTGGCTGTTCCGTGTAAACCTGCACACGTGGCTCTCGCGTAAGGAATACTGTGTTTGTGAAGAGGATTGGAGTTGGATTAGTAATTGTCCCTCCTTCTCTGCATGAGAACTGCAGGTTCCTATCAAGAATCAAACCAGTCCAGCACACATTCTGTTTTCATCTTGATGGCTTTAGCAGACCTCCTTGCGTGCAGgtactgcagagcagcaggtctTTTAAGTGATTGTCTGAAATACAGGCCCTTAAATGATACAGCACCCTTAAACCTGACTTGAATCATTCCACATCAAATCCTGCTAGGGAGGAAATGTTTCACAGAGAAATTGAAGAGAAAACCAGTAAGTTACAACTCAGAAACCGGCTTTCCCTTCATGGGAACTGGTTTggagagtttatttttttactatttaaacaaaacaagccTATATACCAGTAGTATATGGACTGGCACAATGCTTCACTCCCATCACTCACTGTGCTAGAGGAGTGTTTATGGATGAATCCTGAGCATTTTGGAGTTAATCTTCCTTGGTTCTGTATGCTTCCTCTATGGAAGTGCAGCCTGGATGGACCATTAGGAAGTGATAACTTTGGAGTTGCTTTGTAGATTTTTTGAAAAAGACACAGTACTGACTGCAGAACAGCTGTCAGAGTAGTTACAGTTTTCAAGCTAAACTTGGAGCTAGAATACATACATGGAACATGGGTGTGGGGTTTTAAATACAAACACAGCTGATagattacaaaataaaaattcagaaacttTAATGGCACTGTTAGCACAAGAATGAGAGAATGTGATCTAGTTGTGCATACATTTAGGCTGGAAATTGGACACCTCTGAATGTCTCAGAGGTGCAGTTCTGCCATAACATGTCTGTAGACAGAATGAAAAAGGGTCGGTGGTATGAAAAATAAGGCTTGACCAAATAATAGAAGCAACTACACTATTTACCAGGAAGACAGTGTCAGCCTATTTCATTCCTCAGGCTGTTTCACTGCtttaaattattgtttaatGTTACCCTTGAACTGGCAGTATAGATAACAGCCTGTTGCAGGATGCATTAGGAATGCCTGCACTGTAAGGCCTGTTAAATTTGTTACCTCTGCAACTGTCATTGCCTGAGGAGTGCTGAGACTAACTACACCTTCTGCATGAGCTTTCTGCTGGAGTTACATGAATAAGAATACTGGTTCTTTCATTTTGTCtgccattaaaataaaattatcaaattGTAAGCTGCTTCCTGGGAGAGGCAATGAGAAACATACCTAAAAATACCTCTTTTGGTATGTTCTAGAACAGTAGTTCTAGTATACTGTGTATactaattgctttttttctttttctcctttctggcTGGCCCTCTCAGATCAGATGCTGTTACCTGTTTAAGGGAAGAAATCTTATTTATGCAGTAGTTTGGTAACAGTATAACCTCTTTTTTGTGTCCTTTCATTCCTGTGCAAGAGTGGTGGTGCCAAAAGCTTgttcagcacaggcagggagggatgctGCACCAGGCATTTGACTTGGGACCTAATCTGCCACCATGGTTGTCTCATAGATGACCTCCAGTACTGCTTTTGGGACATAACCCTGGCCCTGCCATCTGGCCAGAAATGTTCAGGTTCTtgagagctgctctgaggtTGGATGGAGAAAGAGAGAGCGGGGTTCTCTGGCGGAGCTTGGGGAGGCGG
This portion of the Vidua chalybeata isolate OUT-0048 chromosome 6, bVidCha1 merged haplotype, whole genome shotgun sequence genome encodes:
- the PHRF1 gene encoding PHD and RING finger domain-containing protein 1 isoform X3, with amino-acid sequence MDDDSQDELINKNAALGKGKRQCPVLLSETESNGGNSWDSEDDTGSEEEDNDTEEEGGGEDKEESEDEETEDCEDDEEEGEEEEESEATMEGMTDSLKSESHLNGVSISSDEDGENCPICLNTFRDQAVGTPENCSHYFCLDCIVEWSKNANSCPVDRILFNYINIWARFGGKILKKIPVENTKTQGTDGEDDPTFCEVCGRSDREDRLLLCDGCDAGYHMECLNPPLSEVPVDEWFCPACAPMGANGAADADHVSEEEVAALMADVVPTTSRLRPHLRTRAIARTRQSERVRATVNRNRITTAQQIQHVPGYLMSSLLDETIEAVVAGLNTAIYQRPLAPRAPTRQKRKTGRRKKVGGKKRTQKKSAAGKKSSGAQLKRRKRLTKKRRGKKMRVRSHGKNEATTRSRIARTLGLSKPVRGASLPSMYKPTEPSLGLMRADIGAASLSVFGDPYELDPYESNEEVPANPDSPVSAKRRVLSQSALRSHRPVARPISVGLPRSSVPALSPDQEAEAAPVPDLLGSILSGQSLLMMSSSDVVINRDGSLTAKKEAPFHRKSASDSRVEDGSGHNIHPSTVLSGTTASSSMARPSVSSGLSTHSRPLFSSPPPSLSRSECAASPAQTAPEKATVKSEYSMTPRSVQTQNTATLSRHGSKLDEIPRFNGKSKNFVPTDSSSKPLGCNLNSGSKAVTVRQPVKPPSQRIDIFELPRIPKIKKETSSKQVEPEPAGSQSCNIPSSCITQLTGKESTNQPGKGSRVESQKSNSKEPQQQMHLSGLSFSTHPSGSSGSSLLGTSRGKGPGSFESFKINIPGSTGHPSRLSNPGFCNTFHPVDDEVQQKGSPAPLFSVKKKQVKSEIYDPFEPTGSDSSSANSSPERLGTGIPLTNITRTISIENPKVQTFQTVRRFTPYRVENIFGSGTDSDVPSSNTESRDDVTVASRIVEQISDTEERDNVDEEDVLSSPCTSSAVKEISNTKCLKEESREGPNVFFNAEELIRPSINVKIAPDSPSKSDEQQKVQKVEQAERRSRSRSCSNSSSRSKKKMKRKKALVKEHKRSRSESRDRAHSRDRSSRSTSWSGAEEHSKTHTLKSKSKRSSTDCSSSHERSKKKKTKDKKAKTSWSRDRRKSRSHSGSPGSTSDFYENRKKKRRSRSRSRRRDRSRSNSTERTKRRKHRRDKSYERYDKESSLKSRDRKRSRSRSRERRKWRSRSRSASRSWEHKSSKSKEKRVRSRSCSKERKHRSKETLLPPAPEKDQKLPAENVTRCLAQPHSLKQEPKEELVLEGLSITIQPNVRLEEIQTETPVHLREVQETVKEVSSETAFPAPEITNICVPIGDVDSFAETDLMNCTDAAVLGSCSNTNLEITVKIENTALCPSLMEQPPKKEVIMHVPAEAAPIQSSSKSKVADCVREVKDECLVSNENTSNFTKPELEVLPQGPALKSKALVKRVTWNLQEKESGTLSAGKAPRMPFYKLQRAKEGAWKAEDLNQMLNQVYCQNIPLAPALPSSLPPYAPVSQPTVQFIMQGSLPALGCVAGQSLTPEPGSLATASEPGNQAASVGSVEEKIKAPKPPVDKKKNEEYMKKLHMQERAVEEVKLAIKPFYQKREITKEEYKSILRKAVQKICHSKSGEINPMKVANLVKAYVEKYKHMRKHKKTDGEDTREVEN